The Zingiber officinale cultivar Zhangliang chromosome 10A, Zo_v1.1, whole genome shotgun sequence genome contains a region encoding:
- the LOC122027278 gene encoding UDP-glucose 6-dehydrogenase 4-like: MVKICCIGAGYVGGPTMAVIAFKCPSIEVVVVDISATRIAAWNSEQLPIYEPGLDEIVKQCRGKNLFFSTDVEKYVREADIVFVSVNTPTKTRGLGAGKAADLTYWESAARMIADVSQSDKIVVEKSTVPVKTAEAIEKILTHNSKGINYQILSNPEFLAEGTAIQDLFNPDRVLIGGRETPEGQKAIQALKNVYAHWVPEERILTTNLWSAELSKLAANAFLAQRISSVNAISALCEATGANVAEVAYAVGKDSRIGPKFLNASVGFGGSCFQKDILNLVYICECNGLPEVANYWKQVIKINDYQKSRFVNRVVASMFNTVSGKKIAILGFAFKKDTGDTRETPAIDVCKGLIGDKAKISIYDPQVTEDQIQRNLAMNKFDWDHPIHLQPMSPTAVKEVSVTWDAYEATKGAHGVCILTEWDEFKKLDYAKIYDNMQKPAFIFDGRNVVDPEKLREIGFIVYSIGKPLDPWLKDMPAVA; the protein is encoded by the coding sequence ATGGTGAAGATTTGCTGCATTGGTGCCGGCTATGTCGGTGGGCCAACAATGGCTGTCATTGCTTTCAAATGCCCTTCCATTGAGGTGGTAGTCGTTGACATTTCCGCTACTCGTATTGCCGCATGGAATAGTGAACAACTCCCAATCTATGAGCCTGGACTTGATGAAATTGTGAAGCAGTGCAGAGGAAAAAACTTGTTCTTTAGCACTGATGTAGAGAAGTATGTTCGTGAGGCCGATATCGTCTTTGTTTCAGTGAACACACCCACCAAGACCCGTGGCCTTGGTGCTGGCAAGGCAGCAGACCTCACCTACTGGGAGAGTGCTGCTCGGATGATAGCCGACGTCTCACAATCTGATAAAATTGTGGTTGAGAAGTCCACCGTTCCTGTCAAGACTGCCGAGGCCATTGAGAAGATTTTAACCCATAACAGCAAAGGCATCAACTATCAGATCCTCTCCAACCCAGAGTTTCTCGCAGAGGGTACAGCAATTCAGGACCTATTCAACCCTGATCGTGTCCTTATCGGTGGTCGGGAAACTCCAGAGGGTCAAAAGGCTATCCAGGCGCTAAAAAATGTGTATGCCCATTGGGTTCCTGAAGAAAGAATTCTCACTACCAACCTATGGTCCGCTGAGCTATCCAAGCTTGCTGCTAATGCCTTCCTAGCTCAGAGGATCTCTTCGGTGAATGCCATTTCAGCGCTCTGTGAGGCAACAGGGGCAAATGTGGCTGAGGTGGCCTATGCTGTCGGCAAGGACAGTAGAATTGGGCCCAAGTTCTTGAATGCAAGCGTTGGATTTGGTGGCTCATGCTTCCAGAAGGACATCCTCAACTTGGTTTATATCTGTGAATGCAATGGCCTCCCTGAGGTAGCCAACTACTGGAAGCAAGTCATCAAGATCAACGACTACCAGAAGAGCAGGTTTGTGAACCGTGTCGTAGCTTCCATGTTCAATACAGTTTCAGGAAAGAAGATTGCTATTCTTGGGTTTGCCTTCAAGAAGGACACTGGCGATACCAGGGAGACTCCAGCCATTGACGTTTGCAAGGGCCTTATAGGCGACAAGGCCAAGATCAGCATCTATGATCCGCAGGTGACTGAGGACCAGATACAACGTAATCTTGCGATGAACAAATTTGATTGGGATCACCCGATCCACCTGCAACCAATGAGCCCAACCGCCGTCAAGGAGGTGTCCGTGACATGGGATGCATATGAGGCCACCAAGGGGGCTCATGGAGTCTGCATCCTGACTGAGTGGGATGAATTTAAGAAACTGGACTATGCAAAAATCTATGATAACATGCAGAAGCCTGCCTTTATCTTTGATGGTCGCAATGTTGTAGACCCCGAGAAGCTTAGGGAGATTGGCTTCATCGTTTACTCAATTGGAAAACCATTGGACCCATGGCTCAAGGATATGCCTGCTGTGGCCTGA